A portion of the Pedobacter cryoconitis genome contains these proteins:
- a CDS encoding FKBP-type peptidyl-prolyl cis-trans isomerase, producing the protein MKVAKYLWIAGAMLMSQTALKAQLAQIPYETRGSHLIVKVQTNNSDSLSFIFDSGATNISIDSLTAERAGISKENRETVAVGGSGGTQNYKMALHQNLKLGNLEIKDVNMVLINFASLSKAIGVKLDGIIGYEVLSKYVTKLDFERKKISFYDQIKSVDTTGYTVIPFEFNKNILIPRFPIAITLANGETFTGRVMFDTGNVFTLIVSTPFSKYHNFDSKLGETSVQMGRGLNAITQDQLATINSMSFNGFNFGKMGIRLTINDQAEPKEGYLGILGMEVIRRFDVILDYMQKKIYLKPNKAYHDAFPAEPKKAGIYKESEDFLAKNKTRPGVKVTPSGLQYKIIKQGNGEKPTMEDRVSLNFTATLVNGKKVWSTYDEKKPWVHRLDKALDGLGEAVLMMPEGSKWMLYIPAKLAFGDTGTEEVPPGAVLIYEVELLKVARS; encoded by the coding sequence ATGAAAGTAGCGAAGTATTTATGGATAGCAGGGGCCATGCTAATGAGTCAGACAGCATTGAAAGCACAGCTGGCCCAGATTCCATATGAAACCCGCGGATCGCACCTGATCGTCAAAGTACAAACCAATAACAGTGATTCATTAAGCTTTATTTTTGATTCGGGTGCCACTAATATATCAATAGATTCACTGACAGCAGAGCGTGCTGGCATTAGTAAAGAGAACCGTGAAACTGTCGCAGTTGGTGGATCTGGAGGAACTCAGAACTATAAAATGGCTTTACATCAGAACTTAAAGCTAGGAAACCTTGAAATCAAAGATGTCAATATGGTATTGATAAATTTCGCTTCGCTTTCTAAAGCGATAGGCGTAAAACTGGATGGTATTATTGGATATGAAGTTTTGAGCAAATATGTAACAAAGCTCGACTTTGAACGTAAAAAGATATCATTTTATGATCAGATCAAATCAGTTGATACGACAGGTTATACCGTGATCCCTTTTGAATTTAATAAAAACATACTGATCCCTCGTTTTCCTATTGCTATTACTTTAGCGAACGGAGAGACTTTTACGGGCAGGGTCATGTTTGATACCGGCAATGTTTTTACGCTGATTGTGAGTACTCCTTTTAGTAAGTACCATAACTTCGACAGCAAGCTGGGAGAAACCAGTGTGCAAATGGGCAGGGGCTTAAATGCGATCACACAAGATCAGCTGGCAACCATTAATTCTATGTCATTTAATGGGTTTAATTTTGGTAAAATGGGCATCAGGCTGACAATTAATGATCAGGCCGAACCTAAAGAAGGCTATTTAGGGATTTTAGGAATGGAAGTGATCAGACGTTTTGACGTTATCCTGGATTATATGCAGAAAAAGATCTACCTGAAGCCTAATAAAGCTTACCACGATGCTTTTCCTGCCGAACCTAAAAAAGCAGGGATCTATAAAGAAAGCGAAGACTTTTTGGCTAAAAATAAGACCAGGCCTGGCGTAAAAGTTACCCCGTCAGGTTTGCAATATAAAATTATCAAACAGGGAAATGGTGAAAAACCCACTATGGAAGATAGGGTAAGCCTCAATTTTACTGCTACCCTGGTCAATGGTAAAAAAGTATGGAGTACCTATGACGAGAAAAAACCATGGGTCCACCGTTTAGATAAGGCTTTAGATGGCTTGGGAGAAGCGGTGCTGATGATGCCTGAAGGCTCTAAATGGATGCTTTATATTCCTGCTAAACTGGCGTTTGGAGATACAGGAACAGAAGAAGTTCCACCTGGTGCAGTTTTAATTTACGAAGTAGAACTCTTGAAAGTAGCGCGTTCCTGA
- a CDS encoding PhnA domain-containing protein — MKLEEQLLKRSENQCELCGSGETLKLYEVPPQSSSNEDNCIIICEKCLAQIDRKEELDSKHWSCLTTSMWSEIPGVQVVSWRMLNRLSNESWAMDNLDMMYLDDERLAWAKAAGGLDNDTSVAEVHKDSLGAVLQTGDTVVLTKSLDVKGSQLNAKMGTVVKNIRLVDNNTDQIEGKIEGQVIVILTKYVRKQG, encoded by the coding sequence ATGAAATTGGAAGAACAATTGCTGAAAAGAAGCGAAAATCAATGTGAGTTATGCGGATCCGGAGAAACTCTTAAATTATACGAGGTACCACCACAATCAAGCAGCAATGAAGATAATTGCATCATTATCTGTGAGAAATGTCTGGCACAAATTGACAGAAAAGAAGAACTGGACAGCAAACACTGGAGTTGTTTAACGACAAGCATGTGGAGTGAAATACCTGGAGTACAAGTAGTTTCATGGCGTATGCTTAACCGTCTGAGCAATGAGAGCTGGGCTATGGATAACCTGGACATGATGTATCTTGATGACGAGAGACTGGCCTGGGCAAAAGCGGCTGGCGGATTAGATAATGATACCAGTGTTGCAGAGGTACACAAAGATAGTTTGGGTGCAGTATTGCAAACTGGTGATACTGTGGTATTAACCAAGTCTTTAGATGTAAAAGGTTCTCAGTTAAATGCAAAAATGGGTACGGTAGTTAAAAACATCCGTTTAGTAGATAATAATACTGATCAGATAGAAGGTAAAATTGAAGGCCAGGTCATTGTGATCCTGACTAAGTATGTAAGAAAACAGGGATAA
- a CDS encoding gamma-glutamyltransferase family protein produces MKQLVSALFISAVSIFPAAAQQTQKPVLHGKNWMAITGKPLAATAGAMTFQKGGNAVDAACAMLAATCTMWDTLSWGGETQALIYNPKTKKVIAINAMGVAPSGATVDFFKNKGYNFPPEYGPLAATTPGTPGGLLYMLANYGTLSLEQVLSPAMEMAAGYPIEAQAANSIERGKDKIKEWPYSKEVFLTHPGEKREAPEAGEIFVQKDLLATLQKMVAAEKTALKQGKNRKQAIMAAYDRVYKGDIAREFVRSSQEQGGLITMEDLAKWKPLEEEPLMVNYKGVDVYKLQQWTQGPMLLQALNILENFDLKGMGYNSTKYIHTLYQAMNLAFADRDFYYGDPASGPKGPMKGLLSKEYAKERAKLIQYDKNDVAIGPGNPYPFEGRKNPYIKLLKDRGYELDTTKRNFAPAHDMTNNMPDAAYQDRLWLGTTSVEAADKEGWVVSMTPSGGWLPACIAGKTGMGMSQRMQSFVLDSTLNPFNVVAPGKRPRVTLSPSMALKDGKPFLASAVQGGDTQDQNLLQFFLNVTEFGMNVQQATEAANFNTNQLWLSLGGTKTTDRQPKPGQILLNDNTTQMVRDELKKMGYTLSFGGRTSGPVNAVYFDWKHGGLWGGSSNHGEDYGIGW; encoded by the coding sequence ATGAAACAACTTGTATCCGCATTATTTATTTCCGCAGTTTCCATCTTTCCTGCAGCCGCGCAACAAACCCAGAAACCAGTATTACACGGTAAGAACTGGATGGCGATTACGGGTAAGCCACTGGCTGCAACAGCAGGGGCGATGACCTTTCAAAAAGGCGGAAATGCAGTGGATGCAGCTTGTGCAATGCTGGCTGCAACTTGTACCATGTGGGATACTTTAAGCTGGGGAGGTGAAACCCAGGCATTGATCTATAATCCAAAAACTAAAAAAGTAATCGCAATTAATGCAATGGGTGTCGCACCAAGCGGAGCGACTGTCGACTTCTTTAAAAATAAAGGTTATAATTTTCCTCCGGAATATGGCCCTCTGGCTGCGACTACTCCTGGTACACCCGGCGGACTTTTATATATGCTGGCCAATTACGGAACATTAAGTTTGGAACAAGTACTTTCTCCGGCTATGGAAATGGCAGCAGGTTACCCGATAGAAGCACAGGCAGCCAATAGCATTGAACGTGGAAAAGATAAGATTAAAGAATGGCCTTACAGTAAGGAAGTTTTTCTGACACATCCTGGTGAAAAAAGAGAAGCACCTGAAGCAGGTGAAATCTTTGTTCAAAAAGATTTGCTGGCCACACTTCAGAAAATGGTAGCAGCAGAAAAAACAGCTTTGAAACAAGGAAAGAATAGAAAACAAGCAATTATGGCTGCTTATGACCGTGTTTATAAAGGAGATATTGCCCGCGAATTTGTACGCAGCAGTCAGGAACAAGGCGGGCTGATTACAATGGAGGATCTGGCCAAATGGAAACCTTTGGAAGAAGAACCGCTGATGGTCAACTACAAAGGGGTTGATGTTTATAAATTACAACAATGGACACAAGGCCCAATGCTATTGCAAGCACTAAATATCCTGGAGAATTTTGACTTGAAAGGCATGGGATATAATAGCACGAAGTATATCCATACCTTATATCAAGCGATGAATCTTGCATTTGCAGACCGTGACTTTTATTATGGTGATCCTGCTAGTGGGCCAAAAGGGCCTATGAAAGGCTTATTAAGCAAGGAATATGCAAAAGAAAGAGCAAAACTTATACAATATGATAAAAATGATGTGGCTATAGGCCCTGGTAATCCCTATCCTTTTGAGGGAAGAAAAAACCCTTATATCAAACTATTGAAAGACAGGGGTTATGAACTGGATACCACAAAAAGGAACTTTGCACCTGCGCATGATATGACCAATAATATGCCCGATGCAGCCTATCAGGACAGACTATGGTTAGGTACTACTTCTGTAGAAGCCGCTGATAAAGAAGGCTGGGTAGTTTCGATGACTCCTAGCGGCGGCTGGTTACCAGCTTGTATTGCCGGGAAAACAGGGATGGGAATGAGCCAGCGGATGCAAAGTTTTGTGCTGGACTCTACTTTAAATCCTTTTAATGTAGTGGCACCAGGTAAAAGACCGCGGGTAACTTTATCACCTTCTATGGCTTTAAAAGATGGTAAACCATTTTTGGCTTCTGCCGTTCAGGGTGGAGATACCCAGGATCAGAATCTATTGCAATTCTTTTTAAATGTAACAGAATTCGGAATGAATGTACAGCAAGCTACAGAAGCTGCAAACTTCAATACCAATCAGCTCTGGCTATCGCTGGGGGGTACGAAAACAACAGACCGTCAGCCTAAACCCGGACAGATCTTATTAAATGATAACACCACGCAAATGGTGAGGGACGAACTAAAGAAAATGGGTTATACCTTAAGCTTTGGAGGCAGGACCAGCGGCCCGGTCAATGCAGTTTATTTTGACTGGAAACATGGCGGCCTTTGGGGAGGGTCCAGTAATCATGGCGAAGATTATGGAATAGGCTGGTAA
- a CDS encoding patatin-like phospholipase family protein, which produces MNGTPDPTNEQEKSPAAEPGKFHLGICMAGAVSAGAYTAGVMDYLLEALEAYEKVRGQPGIPQHQIEIPVMGGASAGGMTAMLTAAALQREMHPIEHPGHDILAEHKDHILYHSWVDLTDKDMFDRMLRNDDIEGTIVSALNCMFIDEIADRVLKPKDPESVSWKPLPVFFPRKLKLFTTLSNLGGFTYNVNFNASGSRRPYYMKVHQDYACFELTSEEQEVNPSSGWMPLNFRTGTNAQIAVDAALATGAFPIGFRARKVTRSKDTVNNNPLFDEKMLRAIQITTDPYQSLNVDGGMINNEPFDKVREVLSAVCGQQAPALYNDYNTFNSTVLMIAPFPSTKPVDIKLFDKLMHVMGLTLSAMVSQMRSKAAQVVDAMNESCAGQFLIDPSRELRKTDGTKIDLQGERAIACGALGGFSGFLNKEFRVHDYFLGRHNCKIFLRDYFTIPDLAKNENPIFKAGYQGIDSDKYRSKVDGNWQIIPIVGDVDYTFPQLAFSSGSNWPVQNWEAISQYNGVLKRRVQALILNLVKYKAVQKFFLWIGTRILLRGMITKAMLATIKDELNRWQLLK; this is translated from the coding sequence ATGAACGGTACACCTGATCCAACGAATGAACAGGAGAAATCTCCTGCAGCTGAACCTGGAAAATTCCATCTGGGGATTTGTATGGCTGGTGCAGTATCTGCCGGAGCTTATACGGCAGGTGTAATGGATTATCTGCTGGAGGCGCTGGAAGCATATGAAAAAGTAAGAGGGCAGCCAGGTATACCCCAGCATCAAATCGAAATACCAGTAATGGGCGGCGCTTCGGCAGGAGGAATGACCGCTATGCTTACCGCTGCAGCTTTACAGCGTGAAATGCATCCAATTGAACATCCCGGGCATGATATCTTAGCAGAGCATAAAGATCATATTTTATACCATTCATGGGTAGACCTCACAGATAAAGATATGTTTGACAGAATGCTCAGGAACGATGATATCGAAGGAACAATAGTCTCTGCACTGAATTGCATGTTTATTGACGAGATCGCTGACCGGGTATTGAAACCTAAAGATCCTGAGTCTGTTAGCTGGAAACCTTTACCCGTTTTTTTTCCTCGTAAACTAAAACTATTTACCACCTTAAGCAATCTTGGCGGGTTTACCTACAATGTGAATTTTAATGCGAGTGGGTCAAGGCGTCCTTATTATATGAAAGTCCACCAGGATTATGCTTGTTTTGAACTGACTTCAGAAGAACAGGAAGTTAACCCTTCTTCAGGCTGGATGCCGCTTAATTTCAGAACCGGAACTAATGCTCAAATCGCAGTTGATGCTGCGCTGGCTACAGGTGCATTTCCAATAGGGTTCAGAGCAAGAAAAGTTACCCGTTCTAAAGATACAGTCAATAATAATCCGTTGTTTGATGAAAAAATGCTTCGGGCAATTCAGATTACGACTGATCCTTATCAATCACTGAATGTGGATGGAGGTATGATCAATAATGAACCTTTTGATAAAGTAAGGGAAGTGCTAAGCGCGGTTTGCGGACAGCAGGCCCCAGCACTATACAATGATTACAATACTTTCAATTCCACAGTATTAATGATTGCGCCGTTTCCCAGTACAAAGCCAGTTGACATTAAGCTGTTTGATAAATTAATGCATGTGATGGGGCTCACTTTATCAGCGATGGTCAGCCAGATGCGCTCGAAAGCCGCACAAGTTGTGGATGCAATGAATGAAAGTTGTGCTGGTCAGTTTCTGATTGACCCTTCCCGTGAGTTAAGAAAAACGGATGGTACTAAAATCGATCTTCAAGGAGAGCGTGCTATTGCCTGCGGTGCACTGGGAGGCTTTAGCGGCTTTTTGAACAAAGAATTCAGGGTGCACGATTATTTCCTGGGCAGACATAACTGTAAGATATTTTTGCGTGATTATTTTACAATTCCTGACCTTGCTAAAAATGAAAATCCAATTTTTAAAGCCGGATACCAGGGAATTGATTCTGATAAATATCGTTCAAAGGTAGATGGGAACTGGCAGATTATTCCAATAGTTGGGGACGTTGATTATACATTCCCTCAATTAGCCTTTAGTTCTGGCAGCAACTGGCCAGTGCAAAACTGGGAGGCAATCAGCCAATATAATGGTGTCCTGAAAAGACGTGTACAAGCACTGATTCTTAATCTGGTGAAATATAAGGCAGTACAAAAATTCTTTTTGTGGATTGGGACCCGGATTTTATTGCGGGGGATGATTACCAAAGCCATGCTGGCAACCATTAAGGATGAACTTAACCGCTGGCAGCTGCTGAAATAG
- a CDS encoding ArsR/SmtB family transcription factor produces MELENLASVAGLIGEPARIKMLWALMDGKAYTATELALVAGVSPQSASMHLGKMVLADLLKVSNQGRHRYFSYARPEVAYAVEALSNLVPHQKQEIVPVSKDIPFEYCRTCYDHIAGRAGVMINERLFILGYLTEKDQRYEMTAKGEVFFKDFGIDTDSLLKQKRPFARPCLDWSERKPHLAGALAMVILKKMIAEDWMRKIHDSRTLMITAKGQSNLYDLLGVKI; encoded by the coding sequence ATGGAACTTGAAAATTTAGCCAGTGTGGCAGGATTGATCGGTGAACCAGCACGTATTAAAATGTTATGGGCATTGATGGATGGTAAAGCTTATACGGCGACCGAACTAGCTTTAGTAGCTGGGGTATCCCCGCAAAGTGCAAGTATGCATCTTGGAAAAATGGTACTGGCCGATTTATTAAAGGTGAGTAATCAAGGGCGTCACCGGTATTTCAGTTATGCAAGACCAGAAGTTGCTTATGCGGTCGAAGCTTTGTCAAACTTGGTTCCGCATCAAAAACAGGAGATTGTCCCGGTCAGTAAAGATATCCCTTTTGAATATTGCAGAACCTGTTACGATCATATTGCGGGCAGGGCGGGGGTAATGATTAACGAAAGGTTATTCATACTGGGCTATCTGACAGAGAAAGACCAGCGTTACGAAATGACTGCTAAAGGTGAGGTGTTTTTTAAAGATTTTGGGATTGATACAGACAGTTTATTAAAGCAAAAACGTCCATTCGCCAGACCTTGCCTTGACTGGAGCGAGAGAAAGCCGCATCTTGCAGGTGCGCTGGCTATGGTCATCTTAAAGAAAATGATTGCTGAAGACTGGATGAGAAAAATTCATGATTCCAGAACTTTGATGATTACTGCTAAAGGGCAGTCAAATTTATATGATTTATTAGGTGTTAAAATTTAA
- a CDS encoding metallophosphoesterase family protein, with product MATKTIAYLTDAHLGQKIILDKETGHMRYEENIEEHKDKLKFILEDIRSAGITEIIFGGDIGTQEANQWFFETIDGFNFKLLMVLGNHDTYSQVNQYYKKYQYYKKNQYYKDDQYYIHPDKYGDENGNKQDAESGNELNYAYEEGNFKFIYLDSSSNAVSTAQLNWLGQELNTDKEILLFIHHPVLEIRTPLDKIGAALKGRDEIKALLSALQKEVLIFCGHYHMADELTAGNIRQYATPACSYQIEKLSEKIEIDTLTFGYRMITINDNHIVTTVKLFEAL from the coding sequence ATGGCTACCAAAACTATTGCTTACCTGACAGATGCGCATTTAGGTCAGAAAATTATCCTGGATAAGGAGACCGGTCATATGCGGTATGAGGAAAATATAGAAGAACATAAAGATAAGCTGAAATTTATTCTGGAAGATATCCGTTCGGCTGGGATTACTGAAATCATATTCGGCGGTGATATCGGTACTCAGGAAGCTAATCAATGGTTCTTTGAAACTATTGATGGATTTAATTTCAAGCTTTTAATGGTGCTTGGCAATCATGATACCTATTCGCAGGTTAATCAGTACTATAAAAAGTATCAGTATTATAAAAAGAACCAGTACTATAAAGATGATCAATACTATATACATCCCGATAAGTATGGTGATGAAAACGGTAATAAACAAGATGCTGAATCTGGCAATGAACTGAACTACGCCTATGAAGAAGGAAACTTTAAATTTATTTATTTGGATTCTTCTTCTAACGCGGTTAGTACGGCCCAGCTGAACTGGCTTGGGCAAGAACTAAATACGGATAAGGAAATATTACTTTTTATACATCATCCTGTTTTGGAAATCAGAACTCCATTGGATAAAATAGGGGCTGCTTTAAAAGGAAGAGACGAAATTAAAGCATTGCTCTCGGCGCTTCAGAAAGAAGTCCTGATTTTTTGCGGACATTACCATATGGCTGATGAATTGACGGCTGGAAATATAAGGCAGTACGCTACACCGGCATGTTCTTACCAGATAGAAAAACTATCAGAAAAGATTGAGATTGATACTTTGACATTTGGCTACAGAATGATTACTATCAATGATAATCATATAGTTACAACAGTTAAATTATTTGAGGCATTATAG
- a CDS encoding alpha/beta hydrolase-fold protein, whose product MKNFFLSVVFAVNSMYGNAQQQPPLSIGHTDTLHSVILNEKRSLWIYTPPLDTSVFSKTDYPVMYILDGENNFLTLTAMINQLSIINGNKIFPEMIIVGIINTPGNRTRDLTPFKSSIFGNSGGGEDFTSFLEKELIPYVDKNYPAAPYRTLIGHSLGGLTVMNILIHHTSLFNAYVAIDPSISYDQGKLLTNSKPVFLEKEFIKTSLFLGAANTINPGMDTAAVRQDTTQVTQHLRSILALSDQLSSVQGLKWCFKYYPDEDHTSVPLIAEYDALKFIFRHYKFPQTQPINQFFDKKSTTAELEKLISSHYQSLSNEMDYNVRPSEQDMNRLGYIFLQQKDNSKAEMFFKLNIHYYPESFNAYDSMGDYYLSKDNKPAAAKYFEKALTIKYRSDIKLKLEKLK is encoded by the coding sequence ATGAAAAACTTCTTCTTAAGTGTAGTCTTCGCTGTGAATTCAATGTATGGAAACGCTCAACAGCAACCACCTCTTTCTATAGGTCATACAGATACTTTACATTCAGTTATATTAAATGAAAAAAGGTCTTTATGGATTTATACTCCCCCCCTTGATACGAGTGTTTTTTCCAAAACTGATTATCCGGTAATGTATATTTTAGATGGTGAAAATAATTTCCTGACTTTAACAGCCATGATCAACCAGCTGAGCATAATTAATGGCAATAAAATTTTCCCGGAAATGATCATTGTTGGCATTATTAATACGCCTGGAAACAGGACAAGAGATTTGACACCCTTCAAAAGTTCAATCTTCGGAAATTCAGGTGGAGGAGAGGATTTCACCTCATTTCTGGAAAAGGAACTCATCCCTTATGTAGATAAAAATTATCCGGCTGCCCCCTACCGGACACTGATAGGACATTCTTTAGGAGGATTGACCGTAATGAACATCCTAATCCACCATACCTCATTATTTAATGCATATGTTGCAATTGATCCAAGTATATCTTATGATCAGGGTAAACTACTCACTAATTCTAAGCCCGTATTCCTGGAAAAAGAGTTTATAAAAACATCACTCTTTCTGGGAGCAGCAAATACAATAAATCCCGGAATGGATACTGCTGCGGTCAGACAAGATACTACGCAGGTTACGCAACATCTAAGATCAATTCTAGCGCTTTCAGATCAACTGAGTTCAGTCCAGGGCTTGAAGTGGTGCTTTAAATATTATCCTGATGAAGATCATACTTCCGTTCCTTTAATTGCTGAATACGATGCCTTAAAATTTATTTTCAGACACTATAAATTCCCACAAACTCAACCTATAAATCAGTTTTTCGATAAGAAATCAACTACAGCTGAGTTGGAAAAATTAATCAGCTCGCACTACCAATCCTTGTCGAATGAAATGGATTATAACGTCCGTCCTTCAGAACAGGATATGAATAGATTGGGCTATATATTTCTTCAGCAAAAAGACAATAGCAAAGCTGAAATGTTCTTTAAGCTCAATATTCATTATTATCCTGAGAGTTTTAATGCTTATGATAGTATGGGCGATTATTACTTATCAAAAGATAATAAGCCAGCCGCAGCTAAATATTTTGAAAAAGCACTGACCATAAAATATAGATCTGATATTAAACTAAAACTGGAAAAACTGAAGTAA
- a CDS encoding MBL fold metallo-hydrolase: MEVKLFRVSNEHIKNQCYLIYEGNSGILVDPAWDYELINDFLQENEITLKGVLLTHYHHDHTNLAAAFAEKNVVPVYMSAIEIKEYGFTVQHLIAVQHLQEFVVDDFRITALLTPGHTKGSMCYWIGGHCFTGDTIFIEGVGISSELNVGSLFNSVQFIKQYLPAHTLIWPGHSFGQTPGKELNFLLKNNIYFLLNKKEAFIEFRMRKNQPDPFAFK, translated from the coding sequence ATGGAAGTTAAACTTTTTCGGGTATCTAATGAACATATAAAAAACCAGTGTTATCTTATCTATGAAGGTAATTCGGGTATTTTGGTTGATCCTGCATGGGATTATGAGTTGATCAATGATTTTTTGCAGGAGAATGAGATTACATTAAAGGGGGTACTTTTAACGCATTATCACCATGACCATACTAACCTTGCGGCGGCCTTTGCAGAAAAAAACGTTGTTCCTGTCTATATGTCTGCAATTGAAATCAAGGAATATGGCTTTACTGTTCAGCATCTGATAGCGGTACAGCACTTACAAGAGTTTGTGGTGGATGACTTTAGGATTACTGCTTTACTGACCCCCGGTCATACTAAAGGCAGTATGTGTTATTGGATTGGCGGGCATTGTTTTACAGGGGATACTATTTTCATTGAGGGAGTAGGGATCAGCAGTGAGCTGAATGTCGGCTCTTTATTCAATTCTGTGCAATTTATAAAGCAATACTTGCCGGCGCATACGCTGATCTGGCCTGGACACTCCTTTGGTCAGACTCCAGGTAAAGAACTTAACTTTTTGTTGAAGAATAATATCTATTTTCTGCTGAACAAGAAAGAGGCATTTATAGAATTCCGAATGCGTAAAAATCAACCTGATCCTTTTGCTTTTAAATAA
- a CDS encoding 4'-phosphopantetheinyl transferase family protein, with protein sequence MPITVEKIVLQRANGQFPAAIAIVSQTLSELKDNRYSFLHPNELNFFAAFKFERAQHSYLLGRFAAKSAWSAFAENFAENNVMTAVEVTAGIFQQPVLYLPDGGNVQLSIAHTEKIGMAIVYPEGHPMGIDVELINPEQSETIREVVGLREQGKLHLIHSDVHKSLTLLWTIKEALSKVLKTGLMTPFELFEVENIQHLEDIVICDFINFPQYKSLSWLAGGYAWSIVLPRKSKMDLAVIRKLYWPDLAAQVS encoded by the coding sequence ATGCCCATTACTGTTGAAAAGATTGTTTTACAAAGAGCTAACGGTCAATTTCCTGCTGCTATTGCTATAGTGAGCCAGACATTGAGTGAATTAAAAGACAATCGCTATTCGTTTTTGCATCCCAATGAACTGAACTTCTTTGCTGCTTTCAAATTTGAGCGGGCTCAGCATAGTTATTTGCTGGGAAGATTTGCTGCTAAAAGTGCCTGGAGTGCTTTTGCAGAAAATTTTGCAGAAAATAACGTGATGACGGCAGTTGAGGTCACCGCTGGAATATTTCAGCAGCCAGTGCTGTATTTGCCTGATGGAGGAAATGTACAGCTTAGCATCGCGCATACAGAAAAAATAGGAATGGCTATAGTTTATCCGGAGGGTCATCCGATGGGAATAGATGTAGAACTTATTAATCCGGAGCAAAGTGAAACGATCAGAGAGGTTGTCGGTTTGAGAGAACAGGGCAAACTCCATTTGATCCATAGTGATGTGCACAAAAGCCTAACACTTTTATGGACCATCAAGGAAGCTTTATCGAAAGTGCTAAAAACTGGTTTAATGACTCCTTTTGAACTGTTTGAAGTAGAGAATATACAGCATCTGGAGGATATCGTGATTTGTGATTTTATTAATTTTCCGCAATACAAGTCCTTATCATGGTTAGCTGGTGGTTATGCCTGGTCTATTGTTTTACCACGCAAAAGTAAAATGGACCTGGCAGTGATCAGGAAGTTATATTGGCCAGATCTGGCAGCTCAGGTATCCTGA
- a CDS encoding DoxX family protein has protein sequence MKILKTVLCILFALMFINAGLNKLFNYMPMPKMTAEQMKLMEAFVRISWLVPFIGIVEIIGGLLFILPKYRALGAIVIFPVMVGIIIHNAIYEPAGLAIALPFFLINLWIIGDNWGKYKPMINA, from the coding sequence ATGAAAATCTTAAAAACTGTGCTTTGTATTCTTTTCGCTTTGATGTTTATCAATGCCGGATTAAATAAACTCTTCAATTACATGCCTATGCCAAAAATGACGGCGGAGCAAATGAAACTCATGGAAGCTTTTGTTAGAATTTCCTGGCTGGTGCCGTTTATAGGAATCGTTGAAATCATAGGCGGCCTGCTTTTTATATTACCAAAATACAGAGCCCTTGGTGCAATTGTTATTTTCCCTGTAATGGTAGGCATTATAATCCATAACGCCATTTACGAACCAGCTGGTTTAGCCATTGCATTGCCATTTTTCCTGATCAATCTTTGGATCATCGGAGATAACTGGGGTAAATATAAACCTATGATCAATGCCTGA